The following nucleotide sequence is from Paroedura picta isolate Pp20150507F chromosome 1, Ppicta_v3.0, whole genome shotgun sequence.
CGCCCTGGCCAGGCCCTCCCTGCCGAGGGCGGCAAACGGAAACTTGAAGACAACACGCCAGCGACTGCCCCCACGGAAGAGAGCTGCAGCAAGAAGGCCAAGCAGGACTAGCAGCCAAGTTGGGCTGGGAATTGCCCGAGCTCTCACTGGACTCTTGTTTTTCTAAGCAATGCTGAACTTTCGATGCCCGATTTAGGCCTTTTTTTAGCCTTAGGGAGGCCCAGTTCGTCTGTGTCGTTGCaggggagggaggtgagaagTTGAGGTTCACGTTGGTCCCGCTGTTCTTTGAAACCATTCCAAAGAATGaatggtggggaggggcagggcccgGTCGGGGCCCAAAAGCCTCCCCTCTACCTACCTTGCCCCGCAACGTCTCCGTGTGGTTGTTGCCATTTCCGTGCCTGTGATGTCTTCTGTCAGCAGGAAgcagttgtctgttgtggaggttTGATCTGCACCCCTCCCTCTCCAGTTAAAGCCCCTCTGGTTTTATTTGTGGGActggctgccctcccccccctaaaaaaaaaaagagaaattggCCGCCAAGCCTCACTGTGTTGTTCACTTTCAATGAAATTTTTTTCAAACTAAAAAGACCAAAAACTGAACTGTGCCTTTGTGCTTTTTGTAGGGAAAGGGACATTTCACAAAACTGTGTCTGTCTtactggagacttggggggtgtATCTTACAGAATGGTTGGCATACTATATTTACATGACAGGAAGATGACCCTCCCCGAAATATTATggacagggtttttaaaaaatgctgtacATATTTGTATACAAATGTTAGATGCTCCCGTCTTTTCCTTGATGGCCCCCCAGGGGAGGGGATTAGGCATCCTTCTGTGTAAATACAGTTATAAGAGTAGGGGAGAATCTTGGAAAATCTGAATATCCCCTAAATCTTGTAGTGGTCCATCTCCAGCCATTGTTAGGTATCCTACAGATTATCCCAAACGTGGAATGATGGGAACTTTGGGGAACTCATTTCCAAGTATCTGATCACCTAGCATCTTACCTGGGAGTGTGGGTGATCATGTCCTTTGGCAGTTGTGGCTGAAAGCTATAGGTTAGACTCTTTACAACTTTGTGGTATGACCCTTGGCACATTTTGTGGTAGGGGTGTTTTTGTACGGTAACCCTTGACCCTTTCTTTTGGAAGGAAGTTGCTTCGATCCTGTGATCAGCATGGCTGCCCCCTTCTAGCTGCCCCCTTTTAAGTTGTGATCAAAACTGTAGCCAGGTTTTCAATTGCCTGCGGCACTATATATCTATGCAGCAGAGCACATTAAGGCTTAGATGTTTTTCCTGCTGCTCCCTGGATCGGTACTTTCAGTGAGTAAAGCCAAGGTCCCCAGGAAGTCGTTCCTGGTCAGCCTCTTAATAGTGTGGCTTCTCGGCCCCCTGCAGCATAGTTTCCCCCTTGAATCTCATTTGCCACCTTGTTGCTTGCTTGGCCTTTTAGCCGCCTCTGTAACATGGGTGCCAGCAATGAACCTGAGTTTCCTCAATGCAAACCCCTCTGCTACtgctgaccagctactactgacttgCCTTCCAGAGGGCTGCTAAACTTTAATGGTAGTAAGAAGCTGAGCTTTGAACGGACTGCCtaagcgcaggggtagtcaaactgcggccctccagatgtccatggactacaattcccagaagcccctgccagcaaatgctggcaggggcttctgggaattgtagtccatggacatctggagggccgcagtttgactaccccgggccTAAGGAGCCCTGCCCTGTTCATTTTGCAGCAAGGAGTCCAAACTCTGTTATGCTCCAGCAACTTGCTAACTTTTTGAACAGTGCTGAAACTCAGTTATTGGGTCAGGGGGGATTCCTTGCCCTCTCCCCAAGATTCCTGCATCTCATGCGGCAACATTAATGATGGTCTGAAAAAGTCCTTGCTCTTCTCTGAACTCTTCAGAATTTTTAAGAAACTCCTGCCTGGGTGTGGACCCCTGTGCACCCTGCCTCCAGATCATGAATAAACTGCAGTACTATTCTCAGTGTTCATACTAGGACATTTGCATAGTTCTCTCATGGCTTACCCCCATTATGTTGGTTGTTACTTAACGTTACAAGCCTTCATGTTTCCTGATGGCTTTTTGCCCCATTTCTCTCCCAAGGGCTGGGCCAGAGCTAGCAATGAAGCAGTTTCATAGCATGTGGGCACTCTCAGTGGTCAGATGGCACCCAAGGGGTGTGTGGAATAGGGCCTGTGCATCACACcgtgagcaccccccccccccaagaagctcCCCTAGTTTCATTTTCTCAACTATCCTCTAAAATAAGTTAGTCTCCTAGTGTGGCAGGCCAAGCGGCACACCCTTCTGGTTCTCAGAATCACTGTCCTTGTCACCCTGGGTAGAATCTGGGGCCTCTGCTGCAGGAGCAGTGCGGAGAGAGACTCCAAGCAGGAAGCTGGCAGTTAACCGTGGTGTCCCAAGTGTGGAACACCTGAGTCTTTGCTAGGCTTGAGATTCTCTGCATTTGCAGAGTGACTCTTAAAAGGACCTGTCCTCTTGCCCTATAGCTCCTGCCCTTGTCAAACGGCAGGAGTTGAGCCTCATTTGCACCAACCAGCCTCTTCCCttaccttctccctctctctaagGGCCATATACAGGAGGCTAACCCTGATCACTGAAACATTCTAGACCCATCCTGTACACTTCTCCAGGTTTTAGGAAACCCTTGTTATGCCACGTGTTTTAAGAGCGGTCAGGGTCTGAAGCCGAGGCCCCCTGCACATGAAACAGGCTCTCTGGCACTGAGCCCCGAGGCTTGGAGGCAAAGTGTTATCCTGCTCCGAGCAAGGCCGCTTCCCCGTTCTTGAAGAGCGGGGAGCGGACACCAGAAGACGGAAAGGGAGGGTCGTGGGGctcttctgctggctgcagatttATTGCCTCAAAGCACCAAGTTCTGAGCTGCGGCTGCAGGCTGGGGAGGGGCTAAAGATGCAAGGCGTCGTGAGGAGGAGTGAGGGGAGACGGGTCCAGCGTGGGCTGCAGACCAGCAATGTGATCCCGGGTCCTAGGCGTCCTGTGTGGCTCCATGTGAGGCTGCTTTATTCTGTCGTTGCTCCTGCCAAGCTGCAGCCGTCACTGGTGCAGGCCAAAGAGTCTGTGGAGAAGCTGTGGCCTGAGGCTGCGCTGCAGAGGCTGCGCTCCGAGGAAGCCTGGGGCTCCACTTCCACCTCCACCTCGAAGTTCAGCCCGTccctgagaaggagaaggaaacaaGCATGGCTGGCAAGAACCACCTGCGGCTGTGACGGacagggagcagaaagccagTGGCGTGCAGGGGCTAGGAGTAGtggtctccagtctggagaactgactttgattccctgctcttcttccacatgcagccagatggatgaccttgggcttgtcgcagttctagcagagctctcttagccccacctacctcacagggtgtctgttgtggggagaggaagggaaggcgatcaaaagccgctttgagactccttcgggtcacGAAAAGCTGAGTACCAAAACCTAACTCttattctgagagccagtttagtggttaggagtgcaaacttctaatctggtatgccgagttcaattctgcactcccccacatgcagccagctgggtgaccttgagctcgccacggcactgataaaactgttctgaccgagcagtgatatcagggctctctcagcctcacccaccccacagggtgtctgttgtggggagaggaaaggaaagtgactgtaagccgctttgatcctccttcgggttgagaaaagtggcatataagaaccaactcttcttcttctgttatgcaCCCCATCCATTTTAGACTCCTAGTGTCCTGAGCTCCCCAGTTCACTCTTTCACTACTTCCCCCAATCCTCCACCAAACCATCACAGCTGtgaagagcagtgatatcagggctctctcagcctcacccacctcacagggtgtctgttgtggggagaggaaagggaaagcgactataaaccactttgagcctcgtttgggtagagaaaagcggcatataacaaccaactcttcttcttcttcatataatcaATAGGTAGCCTTCTGCCTTAGGTAGGACCCCCTTGGCTTGTAGGGTGGGGAAGAAAGTGGAACGTGAGCCATTGACTGCCCCAGGACCTCTCCTCCCATTGAGCCTGCTTTGAAATCAGGAGACCCATGCGACCATGGAGAACTACAGCCAGAGGCTGCGCAAcatctccccttctccttccttgcaACCTTTGGCCAGGTGTTGcccaatgccccccctccccttcccccgcaCACTGACCTGTAAGACGCTTCCTGGCCTTCGCTCAGCATGCTGCCAGCCAGGGCTACGGTGCTGGCGGACTGGCTGTCTTGCTGCTTTCGAGGCGGCTCCTCACGTTGGCTATGGCCAGTGCTGTGTAATGAGGAAGCCGGCGTCGCAGCAGGCAGACCCCCAGCTTCAGCCAGCATTTGAGCGGGCAGCACAGGCAGCAGCTCATTCACTGGAACAGGCAACAGAGAGAGGACAAGAGGTGAAGAACGGCGTTTCTGCAACTCGGAGAAGCCGTTTCGGCCATCCGGGCCACCCCTGCAGCCAGAAGGCCACAGCAGGCCTGAGACAGACCAGCATCTCagactcagcagaaggcagctccaGGTTCCTCCTTGGACAACAAGGTCTGGCTGAGGATTGTTTGGCTGGTTAGGGGAGGATTGTAAAGGGGAGGATTAGGATTGTTAGGGGAGGATtgcctgtaaagcaggggtagtcaaactgcggccctcccgatgtccatggactacaattcccagaagcccctgccagcattcgctggcaggggctcctgggaattgtagtccatggacatctggagggccgcagtttgactacccctgctgtaaagtgaAACAAATTAAACCAAACAAAACCCTGCTGAACATATCTATTCAGTGGGTGGGGACTTCTCCctctggggggaaatggcagaaagGTGCTTTTGAGGAGAACATCTGAAGGAGGAGGGCACAGGAATGCTGGGATCACGTTTCGGTCAATATAATACCACCCAGAAACAGCTTTGGCCCGAGTAACAGTAGCTGGGAAATATTATCTACAGGGACATGTAGCAATGAAAAAGCGATAGTGGAAGCACTAATAGTGTCTTTGTTCCCATGAGAGGGAAGCAGAAAAGGAGGAGAATGGAAAATACTGGAGAGGCTCTAGCCGGCTTTTCCACTGGTAACAAAGAGAGGAAGGGGTCTCCTCCAACCACCCCAAAATGTTATGGGGTGGGGTCACAAGAGCGGCATGGAGAACAGCCATGTAGGTCAGGAACTGTAGTGCGAAGGGGAACTGGGTAATGGAGGCTGAATAACTGGTCGAATGTACCCTTCTAGCTGCAGGACGAAAATACAAAAGGAGAAAGAACTTGAAAGCTGCCGTGAGAAGCCagaagaaagactgaagaaaaacAATGTTATGTTACGAGGGGTCCCTAGACAATTCCAAAAAACTAATCATTGTACATACAAGAATTTCCAGGCCAGAACGGAGCTTTCTGTATGTCTTCAAATATTGCACAATCGATACATacatgtgctttttttttaatagcataGGAGTAAAAAGGACTCTTATTCATAGAGTTGTCTCCCTGTAGAGCAGCATTATGGACATGAATGCAAAGAGAATGGTCTACAGGTGACATCATAATTGCTAAGACACCACACAACTGCTTTCAATTCCATGCGAGGGTATCATTAGCACTCTGTACCTGCATGCAGTACTAATGCTACGAGAATAGCATACACAGGGTTGGGTCTTACTGTTCTATTTCACTGTTGATGGTAGAAAAGGCAGAGGGCTGGATCCAGCAATGTGTCAGCAAGAAGCTGAAACAGCTGTGGAACTTTCTCAaattctcttcccacccccagcagTCCTTTTCTACCctaggagccagcgtggtgtagtggttaagagcagtggcttctaatccggcaagctgggtttgattccccactcctcaatcacatacagccagctggttgaccttgggctagtcacagtcctgctagaactgttcttgccgagcagcactgatagagctgttctggatgagcagtcctgtcagagctctctcagcctcacgtaccacacagggtgtctgttgtggagagaggttttgtggttgttattgttgttaggtgcgaagttgtgtccgacctatcgtgaccccatggacaatgatcctccaggccttcctgtcctctaccattccccggagtccatttaattttgcacctactgcttcagtgactccatccagccacctcattctctatcgtccccttcttcttttgccctcgatcgctcccagcattaggctcttcgtggagagaggaacggaaggcaattataagtcaccttgagactcctttgggcagtgaaaagtagggtataaaaaccaactcttcttctagaaactTCATTTGTACCACCCACGCTGAAGGTTTTCAATGGGGACAAAACTCTCCCTTTTTGCCTTTTCTGACTCAACAGTGGCTCCATTAACAGAAGAGAGAAATTCTGCCCCCTTTTCCCCTCACCATTACAATATTCTGGTCCCCGAGGGAGTTTCTCTGCACTGTGTTTCCTTACCTTGTGTTAGTGCCATGGACTTTAGGAAGACCACTAAAACTGGGCTACCCGTTCTTTAATTGCTCATTTACATTTTGCACACTCAGACTTGTTACATTCCAAGACAAAACTTCGAGATACCTTCGAAAACCAGTTAATCTTCTCAGGCTGACAAGAAAAATTAGCAAGTCTGATGGAGGATGACTTTCTTGGGGGCTGGAAGGGCCTGCAAATAGGTCCTACTAttcaaaagggtgccatatggaggatggagcagaattgttccctcttgccccagacagaccgaccagaatgaatgggatgaaattaattcaaaagaaattccatctaaacatccggaagaagttcctgacagttagagcggtttctcagtggaacaggcttcctcgggaggtggtgggttctccatctttggaaatttaaacagaagctggatagccatctgatggagaggctgattctgtgagggcaaaggggtggcaggttacagtcatCCCATCCACCCCACCTGCATGACTCCCACCTGCTTGTGTGAGTGTAGCCCCTTCACTTGTCTGCGTGTAACTATACTCACTTCCTGtgctcacagctgcctgcagccctttACCCAGTGGCACCAGACAGTGCGTGCAGCAGGGAGTAGGCAAAGGGTGCTGGCAGCAGTGAGCCCGCCTAGAAGCCTTGGGCCCGGGCAGCTGCTCCACCACAAGGCATGCTGGTGCCAGCCCTGATCAAGGGTGTCCCCTCTCATCCGCACCTGTGTAATCCTCCTGGAGTCCCGGTGAGACAGGTAGACCACCAAATAACcaaaaggaaatgaagaagagttgccacttttctctactcgaaagaATCTTAAAGCaccttgcaatcgccttccctttcctctccccacaacagacaccctgtgtccgaacagttttatcagggctatagtgagcccaaagtcacccagctggctgcatgtgggggagcacagcttcaaacccggctcgccagattagaagtccgcactcctaaccactacaccaagctggaaggaataaatgaatgaataaaacatGTATCCCGTGCCCAAGTCAGAAGGGATTATTTCATTCAAGGTGGTTCAGGAGGTGAATGGAGAGACTGTGACATGCCAAGGAGAGTGATGGGGCCACCAATTCCTCCCCCAGACCTTCGGGCTTCCCCTTCTTGCCCCGCTTAAACAACTCACGTACATTTGGCAAGGTTCTCCAGTTCCACCGTGCTGAGCTCCCCGGCCTTTCTTCGGGTGCCGCCACACCCCCAGCGATTCCGGCACAGAGACAGCGCCACCACTCCGTACACGTAGGTGAGCATCAGCGGCACCCCGACCCCTGCAAGCAGAGAGCCTCCTGTGAGACCTGCCTCTTCCCACGGGATGTGTGGGTCAGGCCGGCGGACAAAGCACAGCCAAAGGGGCAGCGAGGTCACCCTTTGCTGTGCATCGGCAATGCAACGGATGCCTCTGTGAACCCAGGACCCTCTTCCAACCCCCACTCCTTTTTGGCTCTCACCGACTGTGACCGCAGTGATTACAGGCGACACAAAGAGGGACAGAAGAATGCTGCTGGACACAGAGAGACACTGCTGGCAGACCGACAGTTTGCTCTTACGTCCGTGACTCAGAACCTGCAAGGAGGGAAGCACTGAGGCTTGGAAAGGGAATGCTAAGTCAAAAGAACCCCTGAGTGGTCCCTTCACCACTACGCCCAGAACAGCATTACGGTGAAGCTCTTGAGGAGTTCCTGCTGTTGGAGGTGGGAGAGCCAAAGGCCTTACCTTTTTCCCCATGTAGATGGGTATCCCGAGGGTGATGACCGGCACGGCAATGCCAGCAACAAGGGAAATCACCATGGGTGCTCCCAGCACCATGCCCAGCTGCCAGAGTAGCTTGCGTGTCCGGGACCAGGGCTTCTTCCCCCAAAAGGTGCATCCAGAAGGACTGGGGGGAAGACAGTTGGGGGTCAGTAGTGGGAGTGATAATGCCAAGGAGGCTGGAAGTCTGACCTGCAATGTCACCAGGCCTTCCTGCACATACTTTATAGCAGGGCTGGTTCTAGGTTCTGAAAGTCCTTGGCCAGAAAGGGCTCAGGGGacggcccccctctcctctgcccacCACCTGGATCCGCACTCAtactccccttcctgcccccccatgTACCCCCCTCACTTTCCTATGCACCCCTCCCCTGCCTGCTCTTGACTCTTCCCACCAACTGCATGCGCAGCCACCTAGATGCCCTTTCATCGAAAGCATAGGGCATGTGGCCAAGCTGTGATTATCCAGAGCACTAACTGCACCACCTGCACACTCTTCCCTTGTGGTGCTGGGAAGCCAGGAGCATAGGAGCTGGCGTGTTTGTAAGAAAGGAGACAAGAGAAGGGTGTGAAGGCAGGGAGCAATGTGGGTGGTAGCCAGAAGCAGTTGGCCCTGGCAGATGCCCCACCTTTGGGTATGGTTATGCTCACCCTGTTTCATAGGCTATTTATTGTAGCCACAAAGGTGAGATCCTTGGGGTCCTGAGGCGCCACATTAGCCACATGGCCCGAGAATTGTGATCTGGACTCAGCATTTACAAAGCGTACAGGTACATGCGATCCCAGTCCAGATCAGAGCCGCACAGCGAGGAAGAGGGTGTCTCTGTTTTCCCACATCTGcatgattttgtttttgaaaactcCACATGCACCCCACCCACGCAAATGTACTCATGCTCTGGAAGGGAAAACTATGGACAATTTTAGATAGCTTCCCACCTGCCTTTCTGGGGCTCATAGCAGCACAGGGAAGGTCGTTTTGACGGGCCAACCCATGCAGAACTGGAAGGACTAAACcccttctccccgccccaaatGGCCTGAGCTGGGTCACGCACCTCTGGCATTCACTGTTAAGATAATGAAAGTTCTGTGACTCCCACTGTGTTTAATCAGACGCTCACCTTGTGTGGCTAAGAGCAAATTCTACTCTTCTCTCTACTTGTATAGAATCTCAGATCCAACTAAAGTcagcatcgcccccccccccaataatatttTGGGACACTCTTCCAAAAGAGATCCATCAGGCCTACTTTGTTGCCATTTCAAAAGGCAACCTTTTCTTTTTCCGCCAGACGTTTTGTGATCGAGATCACTGAATTTTACGTTCCTGCAGCCGTGGTTAATCTTCACACGACTACTTTTAAGAACTGTGTTGTGACTCATGACTGTCCAGTGGTTGCTATTCTTCTGGAAGCCACTTTTGGCATCCTTCTGCAGGAGGAAAGCAATACTCAAGTTCAGCTATGAAAATGAGTATAAATAAATGGTGGCCTCTGTTTTAAGGTCAGAATGATTTGTGCCAATTGAAGCTGCTGGCTGACTGACATCAGGGTcagaccatctagcccagcctcccgtctcacgtgGAGCCAACCAGACGTGATGCCTGAGGCAGGTTTTATGTGCTGCATCGGGAGAGATGGGACACTGCCTAAGCTCGCCTTTCACGAAGGGACCTGGGAAGGAGGTCCAAGCGCAAAGGTTCAATTTCCCTCAAGAGTCTCCTGAACCACGGCAACGGtacgcccccccccacctcccgcagCACAGCCCCACCTGAGGAAGTGCACGTCCGTGATCTCTCGCAAACACAACCAGCAGAACAGGCATCCGCAGACGGTGCAATTCATGCGATTGCAGCTCCCGTCGTTGATCTTCATGATGAAGGCACCACAGCGGGGACACACCTTGATGGTTTCTGTGTCGGCTGGGGAggcagaggaaagaagaagagctggtttttttatactccacttttcactacccaaaggagtccccaagccgctcacaaacaccctttccttcctctccccgcaacagacactttgtgaggtaggtgggcttgagagagccctgacggaactgctctgtgagaacagccctaggagaactgtgactagccccaagtcACCCATCCGGTTGtctgtggaggagcaaggagccaaacctggttctccagattagaggctgccattctgaaccactgcaccaagttaaCAAGcaatggggtagtcaaactgcggccctccagatgtccatggactacaattcccatgagcccctgccagcgaatgcccatcaatgctggcaggggctcatg
It contains:
- the LOC143833759 gene encoding E3 ubiquitin-protein ligase RNF19B-like; translation: MKRPKVGPPSLGILGLFGRKPKVTLEQDGKLESPLGNPEETHISLVPEEEEEEEEEDGLIECPLCLLLQPPEAFPALSCCSHLSCLTCLQQYLRIEISESRVQVACPHCPALLQPSEIHQLLPEANLCEKYEEYLLRRLLVADPGTRWCPAPDCSYAVIAYGCAECPRLVCGRQDCRTEFCYHCRQPWHPNSSCEQAWREWSRQAPGAVELSTQLIQKEEAARPDTETIKVCPRCGAFIMKINDGSCNRMNCTVCGCLFCWLCLREITDVHFLSPSGCTFWGKKPWSRTRKLLWQLGMVLGAPMVISLVAGIAVPVITLGIPIYMGKKVLSHGRKSKLSVCQQCLSVSSSILLSLFVSPVITAVTVGVGVPLMLTYVYGVVALSLCRNRWGCGGTRRKAGELSTVELENLAKLNELLPVLPAQMLAEAGGLPAATPASSLHSTGHSQREEPPRKQQDSQSASTVALAGSMLSEGQEASYRDGLNFEVEVEVEPQASSERSLCSAASGHSFSTDSLACTSDGCSLAGATTE